In Anaerolineales bacterium, the genomic window GCGGCGATGTACGACCGGCCATCGGCATCGGCCATATGGGTGTAGTAGAGCCAGATTGTCCGGCCGGGCTGCAACGGATCACTGGGCAGGCGCTGGATCACGGCCGAGCGCCACTGTGGCAGTCGGGTGAGATAGCCATCGTACGCCGCCACCACCGGTGTTTGCCCCAGCCCATCCGGGCCGGTGGGGCCGAAGATGTCCAGCCCCTGGTGTGAGTGACCAGGACGGAAGGAGTCGCCCCACACAAAGCCGATCAGCCCGTCGGTCGGCATCACAAAGGGCGCCTGGCCGCAGCGCTCAGCCGCCCGAACAGTCCAGGCAGCATGTGCCTGGGGATCGCTCCAGAACTGGCGCAACTGACGGATGCGCCCGCCGGCCGGCGCCGACTTCAACCCCAGGTACAGGCCGGCACTGGCCAGAGCCACGACGGCCACCGCACCCAGGGTGATCGACCTGCGGGCGGAAAGCCCCCGGCCAGACAGCTTCAGGGTTCTACTCAATCCACCCGCCTCATGCGTCAAGACACAGCCAGTGCGGCGGGCCGCCTCACGCCGGCAGAGACATCTCGTGGTGCTCGGCGAAACAGATGGTCACCTGGCCGGGTGCCAGGGCCATCAGGGCTCGTCCGGCGGCCTGCCCCTGGGGAGATTCCATCGCCTCCATCAGGGCCTTGGCGCTGTCGAAGTAGAATTCGTGCACCAGGTGAGGCGCGGCTTCGCCCGCGGCGACGCCGGTGACCCGACCCACCGCCACGCGGCGCAGGCCGGGCATCCGCTCAACCACAGTGACGAATTGTTCGCTCCAGCGACGGTCAAACTCGACCACATCCTCGGGTCGACTGAACAACAGCACCAGCTTATGCAAGTTGCCTCCTCCCCCCGCGAGTACTAGTCCTGAGGCTCAGGTCTAATCCTTGGGTGCTATTGCCCGGTCACTATCCCTTCCTATATGGTAGGAGTGTAATCATTCGCCGCCCTACTGGGGGTCTTCATGCAGTTGGTCGCCCCACGTGGCCAGGGCCTTGTCGAATACGCCATGGTCATCTTGCTTGTCGGCATTGCCGTCATTATCACCTTGTCCATCTTCGGCACCGGCGTGGGGAACATGTTCAGCCAGATCGTCACGGGGATTTAGGAGCGACTCGGCTGGGTTCCCCTGTATGCCCCGAACCTGGATGCCGGGACTTCCGGCGCTTGACCGCGTTCTCCTCCGGTCCACTCCTGCAATCCTCGTCACTCGGAACAACTACCTGGCGCTTGGGGCTGAGCTGTCCTCAGCCGCCGCATCGCCGGCGCTCCGCACGGTCGCCTTCATTCGCCGCGCCAGTTCGCGGCGTGAGAGCAGCACCCTGCGGCCGCAGCCCAGGCATTTGATGCCAATATCTGCGCCTAGGCGCACAACCACCCACTCCGTGCTTCCACACGGGTGCGGCTTGCGCAGTCGCACGACGTCTTGCATCTTCAGATCGGGCAGCATGATCTGGGAGAATGATTATAGCATCGCTGGGTTGGTATAATTCTCCGCATGCTTGGACTGACCGTCGGCGCCCTGCTCTCACGCGTCTTGATCCTGGTCGTGGCCTTCACCGTCCATGAGTTCGCCCACGCCTGGTCGGCCAATGAACTCGGCGACGACACGCCGCGTTTGAACGGACGCCTGACGCTCAATCCGCTGGCGCATCTGGATGTGGTCGGCTCGATGCTGCTTCTACTGACCGGCTTCGGTTGGGCGAAGCCGGTGCCGATCAACCCGTACGCCCTGCAGCGCCGGATGCGGGCCGGCGTGATGCTGGTCGCTGGCGCTGGTCCATTCTCCAACCTGATCCTCGCCATCCTGGCCGCCATCGCGCTGCGCCTCGGGATCTCGCAGCCCCTCGTCAGCCAGTTTCTGCTGCAGTTCATCTTCATCAACCTGGTGCTGCTCTTCTTCAATATGATCCCTCTCTTCCCGCTGGATGGCGAGAAGGTTCTGGCCTACCTACTGCCCCCTCCGGGGCAGGATGCCATGGCCCGCATCCGTCCCTACGGCCCGATGATCCTGATGGGGATGATTGTGGTCGGTTCGCTGGGGGCGATCGACATCATCGGGGCGCTGGTGACCGGGCCGGCGATGTTCATGCTCTCGCAACTGGTTTGATGGACAGGGCCTCCTACCGCGCCCGCCAATTCCTGCGCGCCGTGATGGCCCGCCCTCGGCCCGAAGACCTAGCAAGCGCCGGCGCCATCCTGGGCCCGGAGTTGTACGACCTCTTCCTCCGCCTGCCGCCCCCGGATCAAGCCCATGCCTTGCAGGTGTACCGCAGCTTGCAGCGACAGGGCCACCGCCATCCCGATGTGCTGGCGGCCGGCTTGCTGCACGATGTCGGCAAGAGTCCGCTGCCGCTCCGACATCTTGATCGGGTCGCCGTCGTTCTAGGTCAAGCCTTCCTCCCCGGGCGGGCGCGCGCCTGGCAAGCAGGCGATCCTGCCGGCTGGCGGCGCGGCTTCGTCGTGGCTTGCCACCATCCGGAGTGGGGCGCGACAATGGTGGCCCAGGCCGGCGGCTCCGAGCGGCTGGTGGCTTTGGTCCGGAACCACCAGACCGGAACCGGCAGCGATCCCTCTCTGGCTGCGCTGCAGGCCGCCGATGGAGACAGCTGATGGACAAATCGATCGCCCTCGTCGGCCTCGATGTTACCGGGCAGTCGATCGGACTGGCCTTGCGCCAGGCCGGAGTCGATGCTCAGCGCGTCGGCCATGACAAGGACGGCGCAACTGCCCGGCAAGCGCAGGAAGCCGGCGCCGTTGACCGCCTCGAGGCTTCGCTCAAGTCGGCAGCTTCCCAGGCCCCGCTGGCCGTGGTCTCGGTCCCGGCCTGGAGGCTGGCCTCAACCCTGGAAGAACTGGCGGCCGCCCTGCCGGCCGATGCCGTTGTGCTCGACGCCTCTCCCCTGAAACAGCCCGCCCTGCAGGCTCTGCCGCAGCTGCGTTCCGCCGGCATCCACTACATTGGATTGACCCCGGCGGTCAACGGGGATCGGTTGCAGGCCGGCGAATTCGGCCACCCTACCGCCAGCGCCGACCGTTTTCGTGGCGGCGTGTTGGGGGTGATCTTGCCCCCTGGCACCCCCCAGGAAGCGCTCGACCTGGCGCTTCAGATGGCCGCCCTTCTGCAGGCTACACCGTACTTCCTGGAGGCAGGGGAAGCCGACGCCTGCGCCGTCCTCAGCGATGAGCTCCCGTCCCTGCTCTCGACCGCCTTGATGCATGCCAGCCTGTCTGAAACCGCATGGCGCGAAGTGCGGCGTACGGCCGGCCCTCCCTTTGTGGACATGGTCTCGCTCGGCCTGGCGCGTCCTTCGGAGGAGATCGCGCACGTGGCCCTCGCCGCCCGGACCTCCACCCTGGAGAAGTTGGATCACCTGATGCTCTCCCTGCAGGAGATCCGCCGCTTGGTCGAGGCCGGCGACGAGCCGGGTTTGCAGCGCATCGTGAAG contains:
- a CDS encoding site-2 protease family protein, giving the protein MLGLTVGALLSRVLILVVAFTVHEFAHAWSANELGDDTPRLNGRLTLNPLAHLDVVGSMLLLLTGFGWAKPVPINPYALQRRMRAGVMLVAGAGPFSNLILAILAAIALRLGISQPLVSQFLLQFIFINLVLLFFNMIPLFPLDGEKVLAYLLPPPGQDAMARIRPYGPMILMGMIVVGSLGAIDIIGALVTGPAMFMLSQLV
- a CDS encoding DUF951 domain-containing protein, with the translated sequence MQDVVRLRKPHPCGSTEWVVVRLGADIGIKCLGCGRRVLLSRRELARRMKATVRSAGDAAAEDSSAPSAR
- a CDS encoding EthD family reductase translates to MHKLVLLFSRPEDVVEFDRRWSEQFVTVVERMPGLRRVAVGRVTGVAAGEAAPHLVHEFYFDSAKALMEAMESPQGQAAGRALMALAPGQVTICFAEHHEMSLPA
- a CDS encoding pilus assembly protein — its product is MQLVAPRGQGLVEYAMVILLVGIAVIITLSIFGTGVGNMFSQIVTGI
- a CDS encoding HD domain-containing protein — protein: MDRASYRARQFLRAVMARPRPEDLASAGAILGPELYDLFLRLPPPDQAHALQVYRSLQRQGHRHPDVLAAGLLHDVGKSPLPLRHLDRVAVVLGQAFLPGRARAWQAGDPAGWRRGFVVACHHPEWGATMVAQAGGSERLVALVRNHQTGTGSDPSLAALQAADGDS
- a CDS encoding prephenate dehydrogenase/arogenate dehydrogenase family protein, with product MDKSIALVGLDVTGQSIGLALRQAGVDAQRVGHDKDGATARQAQEAGAVDRLEASLKSAASQAPLAVVSVPAWRLASTLEELAAALPADAVVLDASPLKQPALQALPQLRSAGIHYIGLTPAVNGDRLQAGEFGHPTASADRFRGGVLGVILPPGTPQEALDLALQMAALLQATPYFLEAGEADACAVLSDELPSLLSTALMHASLSETAWREVRRTAGPPFVDMVSLGLARPSEEIAHVALAARTSTLEKLDHLMLSLQEIRRLVEAGDEPGLQRIVKEADTALRQLLQARIRSDWAAEEVGQPVAPAREAPFARLFGFRRPSPRA